From a region of the Paenibacillus sp. FSL R10-2734 genome:
- a CDS encoding LysR family transcriptional regulator: protein MVDFEWYRSFTEIYKHNSVSEAAKSRIMTQPAMSQHLASLEAEVGELLFTRASRKMIPTERGKQLYSQLAPLIESLEEATMSLKSPSPTLKVMKIGASPAMFVEKILKQLTRPDLSTITYLGTAEQLLEILQDDRVDIIMTSKKIATPGIEYVRFMEENFVVIAPAGTEVPNTSDLKEREQWLSEQRWLSYGLELPIIRRYWREYFKKRPQMKPVHVIPSLHLILRAIEEGAGFSLLPTYILDQCTQSEQKWKMVFEEMKIPNDLLLGYKSKNKHSLELNEFIETIIEQNR from the coding sequence TCGATTTCGAATGGTATAGAAGTTTTACCGAAATATATAAACACAATTCCGTATCCGAAGCCGCGAAATCCCGAATTATGACCCAACCTGCGATGAGTCAACATCTTGCTTCCCTTGAGGCGGAAGTTGGGGAACTGTTGTTTACACGCGCCTCTCGAAAGATGATCCCAACCGAACGCGGTAAACAGTTGTATTCACAATTAGCACCGCTCATCGAGTCTTTAGAGGAGGCGACAATGAGTTTGAAATCCCCGTCTCCAACCCTAAAAGTAATGAAAATCGGAGCGTCTCCAGCGATGTTTGTCGAGAAAATCTTGAAACAACTAACGCGTCCCGATTTGAGCACAATCACTTATTTAGGAACAGCAGAGCAATTGTTGGAGATTCTGCAAGATGATCGGGTGGATATCATTATGACTTCCAAAAAAATCGCTACCCCTGGCATTGAATATGTACGATTTATGGAGGAAAACTTTGTAGTCATTGCACCAGCGGGGACAGAGGTTCCGAATACTTCTGATCTGAAGGAAAGGGAGCAGTGGTTGTCTGAGCAACGTTGGTTAAGCTACGGTCTCGAGCTTCCGATTATTCGTAGGTATTGGCGAGAATATTTCAAGAAACGACCGCAAATGAAGCCAGTACATGTTATCCCAAGCTTGCATTTAATATTACGAGCGATCGAAGAAGGAGCAGGGTTTAGCTTGCTACCGACCTATATTTTGGATCAATGTACGCAAAGTGAGCAAAAATGGAAAATGGTCTTTGAGGAAATGAAGATTCCTAACGACTTGCTACTCGGGTACAAATCAAAAAATAAACATTCGCTTGAACTTAACGAATTCATCGAAACGATTATTGAACAAAACAGATGA